From Rhineura floridana isolate rRhiFlo1 chromosome 5, rRhiFlo1.hap2, whole genome shotgun sequence, a single genomic window includes:
- the KLHL34 gene encoding kelch-like protein 34, producing the protein MSYFLSYCKGHCSSVLSQYQTLRDEGLLCDILLKVKENEFPAHKSLLACSSDYFRAVFKSYTKESKAAIIHLQVISAIGLQHVLDFIYTSWLPLSFASLEDTLEAATYLQVTEAIGLCSQYLANNLTLENCCFSANVAAKFCLPDALSAAEKYLIFNFWKLLDLSFAELLELNFQSLKAVVESSDVPMVKESNLLDLLLKWLKYDKLRLTHTTSVLEQIRYGLIPVENLRKVYTQTEVPLTAPIKCLIIKAINYHSLIFRQPILQDKYSTLRNQKTQIILHGGMIHREGPSRDVVAFDVYNHKWQILTQVQDRVQNHCVCTVGNFLYVLGGEIEDLQSDSKSPTLTVTNKVHRYDPRFNNWIQINRMLEKRSQFSCCILKNTIIAIGGQGENGSLHLSVEAYNISRDSWTKVRDLPCKMHGHAGTVCKNIVYISGGKCTDQSNTSKDLYSLSTLEGEWRKQAPMSIARFGHQMATIRESVFTFLGLYEPFSEIEKYDPDQNQWTRLRPLVYDRFSYGLVVVEETALLIGGKKWQDSQEIPTQDVVGYDIDNDCWEEICKASLPWYGLQCAVLQLSELVEAKDIQQQKRPTV; encoded by the coding sequence ATGAGTTACTTTCTGTCCTACTGCAAAGGACATTGTAGTTCCGTGCTGTCTCAGTACCAAACCCTGCGAGATGAAGGCTTGCTGTGCGACATTTTATTGAAGGTGAAAGAAAATGAGTTCCCTGCTCACAAGTCTTTGTTGGCCTGTTCCAGTGATTACTTCAGGGCCGTGTTCAAGAGTTACACTAAAGAATCCAAGGCTGCCATCATTCACTTGCAAGTCATCTCAGCCATTGGTTTGCAGCATGTTCTGGACTTCATTTATACCTCCTGGTTGCCCTTGTCTTTTGCCAGCCTGGAAGATACCTTGGAAGCTGCCACTTACTTGCAAGTGACTGAGGCAATTGGCTTGTGCAGCCAATATCTGGCTAACAATCTTACCTTGGAAAACTGCTGTTTTTCTGCCAATGTTGCGGCAAAATTCTGTCTTCCAGATGCTTTATCAGCAGCAGAAAAATATCTCATTTTCAATTTCTGGAAACTCCTGGACCTCAGTTTTGCAGAACTACTAGAACTGAACTTCCAGTCTTTAAAGGCAGTAGTCGAAAGTTCAGATGTGCCTATGGTGAAAGAATCTAATTTGCTAGATCTATTGCTAAAGTGGCTGAAGTATGATAAATTGAGGTTAACGCATACAACCAGCGTTTTAGAACAAATAAGATATGGTCTTATTCCTGTGGAAAATTTGAGAAAAGTGTACACTCAAACAGAAGTGCCTCTAACAGCTCCCATAAAATGCTTAATCATAAAAGCAATAAACTACCACTCATTGATCTTTAGACAACCCATCCTGCAGGATAAGTACAGCACCTTGAGAAACCAGAAGACACAGATTATCCTGCATGGAGGTATGATTCACCGTGAAGGGCCCAGCAGGGATGTGGTGGCTTTTGATGTTTACAATCACAAATGGCAAATATTAACACAGGTGCAGGATCGAGTACAAAATCATTGTGTGTGTACAGTTGGAAACTTTCTGTATGTGCTAGGTGGAGAAATAGAAGATTTGCAAAGTGACTCTAAAAGTCCCACTTTGACAGTTACAAACAAAGTCCATCGCTATGATCCCAGATTTAACAATTGGATACAAATCAACAGGATGCTAGAAAAAAGATCTCAGTTTTCTTGTTGCATCCTAAAAAATACAATTATTGCAATTGGAGGTCAAGGTGAGAATGGATCGTTACATTTATCTGTTGAAGCCTACAATATTAGCCGAGACTCATGGACAAAAGTTCGAGATCTGCCATGCAAAATGCATGGTCATGCTGGTACTGTCTGCAAGAATATTGTTTATATATCAGGTGGGAAATGCACGGATCAAAGTAACACAAGTAAGGATTTGTACTCTTTGAGTACACTAGAAGGAGAATGGAGAAAGCAAGCCCCAATGAGCATTGCTCGGTTTGGGCATCAGATGGCCACAATCAGAGAGTCCGTCTTCACATTTTTAGGCCTTTATGAACCATTTTCTGAAATCGAAAAATATGATCCTGACCAAAATCAGTGGACTCGTTTAAGGCCATTGGTCTATGATCGATTTAGTTATGGTTTGGTGGTAGTGGAGGAAACTGCCCTTCTCATTGGAGGAAAAAAGTGGCAAGATTCCCAGGAGATTCCAACTCAAGATGTTGTGGGCTATGATATAGACAATGATTGTTGGGAAGAAATCTGTAAAGCTTCATTACCTTGGTATGGATTGCAGTGTGCAGTGCTACAGCTGTCTGAATTAGTAGAAGCTAAAGACATTCAACAACAAAAGAGACCAACTGTTTAG